The genomic stretch AGTTTGCTTTCTCGGCGGATACGACCTTGAAGGTTATCCAGTCGCTGTACGAGAAAAAGTTGACGACTTATCCCCGTGTAGATACGAATTTTTTACCGAACGATATATACCCCAAGGTTCCCGGGATTTTGAAGGGACTAAAACCATATGTCACGTTGATCGACCCGATTATTAACGGGAGTAAGATACGCAAGTCTTCGAAGGTGTTCAACGACAAGAAAATCACGGATCACCATGCTATTATTCCGACAGGAGTTTTCAGCTATGATATGACCCCGGATGAAAAGCGGGTGTACGATCTGGTGGCTCGACGGTTTATTGCGGTGTTCTATCCGGATTGCGAGATTGCGAATACGACAGTTATGGCACAAGTCGGGGTAAACGAGTTCAAGGCGACCGGAAAACAGATTATTGACCCGGCTTGGCGGGTAGTATTTCCTGCGGCATCGAACAAGCAGAGTGATGAGAACGTGTTGCCTGTGTACGAAGTCGGGGAGAAGGGACCGCACACACCCGAATTGCAGGAGAAGGAGACGCAGCCACCGAAGTATTACACGGAGGCAGATTTGTTGCGTGCGATGGAGACTGCCGGGAAACAGGTGGAAGACGAGGAACTTCGGGATTTAATGAAGGAGAACGGGATCGGACGTCCATCTACCCGGGCGGGGATTATTGAGACGTTGTTGAAAAGAGGATATATCCGGAAGGATAAAAAGCGATTGGTGGCCACTGCTACGGGTATTGAATTGATTGATACGATTCAGAATGACCTGTTGAAATCAGCCGAGCTGACCGGGCAATGGGAGAAAAAATTACGGATGATCGAGGAGGGGACTTACAACGTGTCGGATTTTATGGAGGAGTTGAAGGTGATGGTGAACGAGCTGGTACACGTGGTGAAGTGTTCGCCCCGGAAAGCGATTACCGTGGAGGTGGCAGAAGAGGCTAAAAAAGAAACTGCTGCGAAAGAGAAAGCCCCGAAGAAAGCAAAAGCTCCCGCGGAGCCCGTTGTGTTGAAATGTCCGAAGTGTGGGAACGGCGAAATTATCAAGGGACGGGCTGCCTGGGGATGTAGTCTGTATAGAAAATCGTGTGACTTTATTATCCCCATGGAATTTTTTGGGAAAAAATTAACACAGAAGCAGGTCGAGGTTTTGGTATTGAAAGGGAAAACCGGGTCACTGAATGGCTTTAAAAATGAGGATGGTAGTACGTTTGGCGGCATCTTGCGTCTGGACGATAGTTTCCGGGTGGTCGTGGATAAAAAATAAGGGGATGTATTAAATCTATCTTAAAACCTTTTTTACGTGATATGGGTCTGGGTTTTAATCGCTAGCTTTGTGTTACAATAAAAAATAAACAAAGAAAAGTTATGAGATTAAAGCATTATTTATCCTGTATGTTGATCTTGTTGTCATTTGTTACAGTGAATGCACAAGAGAAAAAAGAGTTAAAAGAAGGGGATCAAGCTCCCACGTTTAAATATCTGGATATAAATGGTAAGGAAGTTTCCTTGAGTGATTTGAAGGGTAAATATGTCTATATTGACGTGTGGGCTACATGGTGTGGACCTTGTCAGTATGAGCTTCCTCATTTGAAAGAGTTGGAGAAAAAGATGCATGGGAAGAAAATTGTGTTCGTAAGTATTTCTTGCGATAAAGATAAAGCTGCTTGGGAGAAAATGGTGAAGGAACAAGGTTTGGGCGGAGTTCAATTACACAATGGTGGAGATCGTGAATTCATGACCGCTTTCGGTATCAGAGGTATTCCTCGTTTTATCCTGTTAGACAAGGAAGGAAAGATTGTAAATCCTAATATGACACGTCCGTCTAACCCGGAAACGGAAAAGACGCTGAAGGCGTTGAAAGGAATCTAGAGTTGTAGATTTTAAATTTTAGATTTTAAATTGAGAGGAGATTTAAGTAACTGGAATTTAAAATTTACAATCTAAAATTTAAAATTAATAAGATCACTGAATTTTTAGTTTAGCTTTGGACGATTGTCTAGAGCTTTTTATCAGATGAGCGGGCCTTAGGGATGGGGCCCGCTTTTTTATAGAACGTCGTGACCGAAGGGGGTGATGGCCAAGCGGGCCAGTTTGAAATGTTGCATGCCGAAAGGGATACCGATGATGGTGATGCAGAAGATTACCCCGAAAAGGAGATGGGACAAGAATATCCATATTCCCCCTATGAAGAACCAGATGACATTCATGAGAAAGGAAAGACAGCCACTACTTTGCGGGATGTCTACCACCTGACTGCCGAAAGGCCAGAGGGCCAGCACTCCGAGTTTTAGGGTTTGTATCCCGAAAGGAATTCCGATGATCGTGATAAACAAACCTATGCTGGATACAAAGTATTCTAGTGCGACGAAGAAACCGCCGAACAGGACCCAGATAATATTTCCAAGAATTTTCATGTGTAATCGTGTTTTATAATGATTTTTCCAAAGATACGATAAAGAATGCAATTTAGGAACAGGTATGGAAAGGAACTTGTAACTTGTTGTGAGAGGAGTGCGTATGATTCATGTATTTATTAACTTGTAATGATATAACTATGATCGAACATTTGACAAAGGATAGTTTTAAACAGAAAGTGTTTGACTACCAGAATAGCAGAGTGTATAGATTCGAGGGAGAGCGTCCGGTAGTGATAGATTTCTACACGAACTGGTGTGTCCCGTGTAAGACCATAGCCCCGATTCTGGAAGAATTGCAGCGAGAGTACGAGGGGAAAGTTGATATTTACAAGGTGGATAGCGATATGGAGAAGGAGTTGGTGAAGGCTTTCAATGTGCGGAGTATCCCGACCTTGATGTTTGTTCCCGTGGAGGGGCAGCCACAAGTGGGATGCGGGGCTGTGTCTAAGGGGGAATTAAAACATTTCTTTAATCAAGTATTTCATATTTGATGAGGTTATTCGAAACGTCGAAGTCGGTATGCGAATAATCGTCATCGAGTTGATGGATTGAATCCGTGGAATTATTAATTTCTATTAATTTCGAAGCCCTGAATTTGAAATTAATATATACCTTTGTGCGTTTTTAAATTAAGGGTATAATAGTATGGAAAAGGTGTTTAGTCCGAAGTTATTCGGATTAATTAAAGACGGTTCGGTAAAGAAGAATTTATCGAAAGATATTCTTGCCGGAATCGTGGTAGGTATCGTGGCCTTACCGTTGGCAATCGCTTTTGCCGTGGCCTCGGGAGTTTCTCCTGAAAAGGGGATTATAACGGCTATCGTGGCCGGGTTTCTCATTTCGTTTTTTGGTGGTAGCCGGGTACAGATCGGTGGTCCCACGGGAGCTTTTATCATTATTGTCTACGGGATTGTAAATGATTACGGTCTGGACGGGATGATTATTTCAACGATATTTGCCGGGGTGATCATGATCGGATTCGGTATGTTGCGGTTGGGGACTTTGCTGAAGTTTATCCCTCACCCGTTGATTGTCGGTTTTACTTCCGGTATCGCTTTGACGATATTCTCCACGCAAATATCCAGCGCATTGGGATTGACGCTGACTGATGTGCCGGGGAGTTTTATCGGTAAGTGGGGCGCTTATTTCAGGGGGATGGATACGGTGAACTGGTATGCCGTGGGAATCACGGTCGTGACCGTGTTGATAGCGGTGTATATGCCGAAGATCACGAGCCGGGTGCCGGGTTCGTTTGTCGCTATACTGGTGGTCACGCCTATCGTGGCTTTCCTTTTGCCGGAAGGTGCGGTGACGACGATCGGTTCCGAGTTCGGGGAGATTAAATGTAATTTGACCCCGGTGTTCCCGTCTATCGAGTGGGATCAGTTGTCTCATTACTTGCAGCCTGCCATGACGATAGCCATTTTAGGTGCTATCGAGTCGTTATTGTCTGCGGTGGTGGCTGACGGTATGATTAGTGGGCACCATCGTTCGAATACAGAGTTGATAGCCCAGGGGATTGCTAATATTGCCTCTCCTTTGTTTGGTGGTATTCCTGCCACGGGAGCTATTGCCCGTACGGCAACCAACGTGAAGAATGGGGGACGTACCCCGATTGCCGGAATCACCCATGCTGTGGTGCTATTGCTAATCATGTTGTTCTTTGGGAAATGGGCGTCTTTGATTCCGATGTCATGTCTGGCGGGAATCCTGATTGTGGTATCTTATAATATGAGTGAATGGCGGTCATTCCGTTCTATTTTACGGGCTTCCATGTCCGACGTGGTGATTTTGTTGGTGACATTCTTCTTGACCGTGTTGGTGGATCTGACCGTGGCGATTGAAATTGGTGTTGTGTTGGCTGCCCTGTTGTTTATGAAGCGTATGGCGGATAATGCCCCGAAGGAGATTATCGGTGCCACGAATATGGATAGTGATGTGCTTGAGAATTATAAGAATTTGCCAAAAGGTTTGGGTATATACGAGATTAGCGGGCCGTTTTTCTTCGGGTCGGCAAAGACATATTGTGAAACAATTCGTAACTTGGGCGTGAATTACGATGTGCTGATTATTCGTATGCGTCATGTTCCTTTCGTGGACTCTACCGGGTTGAAGAATCTAAGGGAGACGATTCTCCAATTAAAGAACGAGGGTACGTATATCGTTTTATCGGGAGTGAGCGAATCGGTGAAAAAGGATTTGTTGAAGGGAGGAATCGGTGAGCTTGTCGGGGTTGAGAATATTTACCCGAAATTCGATTTGGCTTTACAGGCTGCGAAAGAGAAGATTGAAGAGAAATAATTACAAAAAGATATTGAAGTATGAGCGGATTTTTTGGCTGTGTATCTCGTAAGGATTGTGTTGCCGACGTGTTTTACGGCACAGACTACCATTCTCATCTGGGAACGAAACGTGCGGGACTTGCTTTTTATAACGGGACGGAATTTAATCGTTCCATCCATAGTTTGGAGAGTGCCTATTTCCGGAATAAATTTGAACCGGAATTGGATCGTTTTGCCGGGTCTAACTTGGGGATCGGGGTGATCAGTGATATGGAATCGCAGCCCATCACGGTGACCTCGCATTTGGGACGGTTTGCTGTCGTGGTGGTTGGTCGTTTGGCTAATTTGGACGAGATTGTGGACGAGTTTCTGAAGGAACGCAAGCATTTTGCCGAATTGTCGAGTTCGACAGTGAACCCGACGGAGGCAGTCGCCATGTTGATTAATGCCGGAAATACGTTTAAGGAGGGAATCGAGAATGTGTATAACAAGGTCAAGGGGTCTTGCTCCTTTTTGATCCTGACGGAGACGGGAATTTATGCGGCTCGGGATAAATACGGTCGGACTCCGATTATCCTAGGAAAAAATGAGCATGGTTATGTAGTGGCCAGCGAGAGTTCTTCGTTCACGAATCTGGGGTACACGATCGTGCGGGATATTCAACCGCGGGAAGCTTTGCAGATTACCCGGGATGGGATCACGCAAGTGACTACTCCGGGATGTAAGAAACAGATATGCTCTTTCTTGTGGGTGTATTACGGTTACCCTTCTTCTTATTACGAGGGGATTAACGTGGAAGATGCCCGTTATCGTTGTGGAGCAGCTATTGCCGAAAAGGATGACGTGAAGGTGGATTATGTGGCGGGAATACCTGATTCGGGAGTTGGTCATGCGATTGGTTACTCGAATGCCCGTTGCCTGCCGTACAAGCGCCCGTTCGTGAAGTACACGCCCACGTGGCCCCGTAGTTTTATGCCGCAGAATCAAGCCATGCGGGATTTAGTGGCCAAGATGAAATTATTACCTAACGAGGCATTTACGCGGGATGCCCGGATTCTTTTCTTGGATGATTCGATTGTGCGAGGAACGCAGTTGAAGGATAATGTGGTGAAATTGAAGGAATGCGGGGTGAAGGAAGTGCATATGCGGATTGCTTGTCCCCCGCTGGTATATCCTTGCGTGTTCTTGAATTTCTCTTCTTCCCGTTCTAATTTTGATTTGTTTACCCGTCGGGTGATCCGGGATTTAGAGGGTACGTCCGATTTGACGGAAGAGATTTTAAAACCGTATACCGATCCCGATTCGGATAAATACAAGAAGATGTTGGAGGTGATGGCTCAGCATTTACAGCTGGACTCATTGAAATTCCAACGTCTGGAAGATATTGTGAAGGCAATCGGATTGCCGAAGGAGGAGCTTTGTACCCACTGTTGGGACAATTCTTCTTATATGTAAAAAAAAGGGCTGTTTCCAGCCCTTTTTTTACATATAAGAAGAAAGATAAAAGTTAAAAACTAAAAGGTAAAAGTGGAAAATGTTTCCCGGCTTTCATCTTTCAGTTTTCATCTTTTATCTTTTAACTTTTAGTTTTTGTCTTAATACGCATGGTGGTCGTCTTTCACATCTTGTATGTCAATCTGTTTTTTGTTGAGGGCCCGCCAAGCGTAGAATATATAGGCCAGCACGATCGGGGAGGCCAGTGATACGTATGCCATGGTTTTCAACGTGTAGAGAGAAGATGAGGCATTATGAATGGTCAAGGACGAGTTGAGATCCGTGTATGACGGGTAGAATGCCGTGTTATTGAATCCTGCCACGATAAACAGGGCGATTACAGCCAAGACGATTCCGATTCCGGAGAACCAGATTCCTTTTCTCCAGTGAGGTTTCAGGATGGATTTGATGATCCCGAATAAAACTCCGACAACCCCGATCAGTAAAATAAGCGTGTTCAGAGGCATTTCCAGTAGGTTGTGGAAATATTTGTACGGGACGAGCTGGATGCTCTTATCTTCCATAATCGCATAACCCTTGCCCAACAATATGATGGCTAGGAAGGCAAGTAGAAGTACAACGAAAGGGATAGAGTTGTATAATACTTGCTTTTTACTTCTTTCGTAGATTACATCGTGTTTGATGTTATTCATAAAATAGAGGGAGGCTAATGTACGGGCCAAGAAGAATATGGCTAGACCCAGACAGAGGTTTGCGACATTGAACAGCACCTCGATGCCTCTCCAAGGGCTCATCCAGGTGACATCGTTCATTTCTCCCAGTTTAAACGGGTTACCCGTGAAGAAAGACCCGACAACGGCACCGATACAGATGGTGCCGATGACCCCGTTAATGATCAGAAATATGTTGTAGGTCTTTTCCCCGAGCAGGTTGCCGGCTTTCCGGCGATACTCGTAGGAAACGGCTTGTATCACGAAACAGAATAGTACAACCATCCAAGCGAGATAAGCTCCCCCGAAACTGGTTGAATAGAATAGCGGAAAACTGGCAAAAAATGCACCTCCGAATACGACCAATGTGGTAAACGTGAATTCCCATTTACGTCCCAAACTGTTGACCAAGAGATTACGTTCATCTTCGGTCTTGGCAATGGTATATAATAGTGTTTGTCCTCCTTGCACGAACAGCAGGAATACGAGCAATCCGCCAAGTAATGATATTAAAATCCACCAATAGTGTTGAAGAAATTCCATATTCATTTGCGATTTATGATTTATGATTTTAATGATTTTCCGGTCCCTTTTTTATCTGGTGGAACATAATTTTCAGTTCTGCAATTAGCAGGACGGTGAAAAGTATGGCAAACATCCAGAATGTGGTCATTACCCAGTCGGACGCTATTTTGGTAACGGCGACATTTGTGGGCATCAGGTTCTGTACGACCCAAGGTTGGCGACCAACTTCAGCCACGATCCAACCGCATTGGGAGGCGATATAAGCCAAGGGAACGCAGACAAGAGCCAAGTAAGGAATGAGTTTGAATTTCTCGAATTTTCTCTTCTTTGCATACCACAGGGAAAGAATGAATAGAAGTGTAAATAACATACCCAGCCCAACCATGATTCGGAAGCTGTAGAACACGAGTGGCACATGGGGGATCGCATCGTATGGAGAAGACAAGTAGCCGTACCCGAAGTCCGAATAGTTGGCTTTAAAGACTTGTAACGTGCTGTCGGCAAGGGGCTGATCTTCGTCCTTGACGGCTTGTTTATATGTTTTCAAGGCATCAATGGCGGTGCGGCCGTTAGCCATACGCTGTTCCAAAGAAGGATAGGTGATACCTTCTTGTGAGGTGTAACCGTCTAAAATATTTTGAATACCGGGAATATAGGCGTTGAAATCATGATACCCCAAGAAGGAAAGCATTTTGGGAACATGGATCGCGTATTCCATTTTTTTCATCTTGGAAGTCGGTAATGACGGATCGTTTGTCGGAATACCGATTACGGTGAATTCAACCCCGTTACCACCCTTGTTAAGGCCTTCCATGGCGGCGAATTTCATGGGTTGTGTTTTGGTTACATCCTGTGCGCTGGAGTCTCCCGTGTACATGGTGAGAAGAATACTGATTAACCCGAACACGGAGGCAAGCATGATGCTTTTGCGGGCGAATTCAAGATTCCTTTTCTTCAGGATGAACCATGAGCTTACTCCTACCACGAAACAGGCCGAGAGCGTGTAGGCTGAAGTTACCGTGTGGGTAAATTTACTGATTGCGGTGGGGGAGAAGAGAATTGCCCAAAAATCATCCATTTCATTTCTGGCCGTCAGCGGGTTGAATTCCATGCCGACGGGATTCTGCATCCAAGCATTGGCAACCAGAATCCATAAAGCTGAAATGTTTGCCCCGACAAATACCATCCAGGTTGAGATCAGATGGAAGCGTTTGCTTACTTTATTCCAGCCAAAGAACATGACAGCCACGAAGGTCGATTCTAAGAAGAACGCTATAATTCCTTCAATGGCCAGTGGGGCGCCGAAAATATCCCCCACGAACCAAG from Butyricimonas virosa encodes the following:
- a CDS encoding type IA DNA topoisomerase, coding for MRVCIAEKPSVAKEIAEVLGAKVRRNGYFEGNDYCVTWTFGHLCSLQEPHEYTEKWRQWNLSMLPMIPSSFRIKLIDDDGIKRQFAIIEELFNRAEMVINCGDAGQEGELIQRWVLTKAKCKAPVMRLWISSLTEEAIRDGFAKLMSSKDFDTLYAAGSARAIGDWLLGMNATRAYTLRYGNGKNVLSIGRVQTPTLALIVDRQKAIEQFKPETYWEVRTDYRGGWFSYTKGRFTVKEEAEAFMQEILPLELEIKSVERKKAMEHPPKLFDLTLLQVECNRKFAFSADTTLKVIQSLYEKKLTTYPRVDTNFLPNDIYPKVPGILKGLKPYVTLIDPIINGSKIRKSSKVFNDKKITDHHAIIPTGVFSYDMTPDEKRVYDLVARRFIAVFYPDCEIANTTVMAQVGVNEFKATGKQIIDPAWRVVFPAASNKQSDENVLPVYEVGEKGPHTPELQEKETQPPKYYTEADLLRAMETAGKQVEDEELRDLMKENGIGRPSTRAGIIETLLKRGYIRKDKKRLVATATGIELIDTIQNDLLKSAELTGQWEKKLRMIEEGTYNVSDFMEELKVMVNELVHVVKCSPRKAITVEVAEEAKKETAAKEKAPKKAKAPAEPVVLKCPKCGNGEIIKGRAAWGCSLYRKSCDFIIPMEFFGKKLTQKQVEVLVLKGKTGSLNGFKNEDGSTFGGILRLDDSFRVVVDKK
- a CDS encoding TlpA family protein disulfide reductase, translated to MRLKHYLSCMLILLSFVTVNAQEKKELKEGDQAPTFKYLDINGKEVSLSDLKGKYVYIDVWATWCGPCQYELPHLKELEKKMHGKKIVFVSISCDKDKAAWEKMVKEQGLGGVQLHNGGDREFMTAFGIRGIPRFILLDKEGKIVNPNMTRPSNPETEKTLKALKGI
- a CDS encoding YccF domain-containing protein — protein: MKILGNIIWVLFGGFFVALEYFVSSIGLFITIIGIPFGIQTLKLGVLALWPFGSQVVDIPQSSGCLSFLMNVIWFFIGGIWIFLSHLLFGVIFCITIIGIPFGMQHFKLARLAITPFGHDVL
- the trxA gene encoding thioredoxin, translating into MIEHLTKDSFKQKVFDYQNSRVYRFEGERPVVIDFYTNWCVPCKTIAPILEELQREYEGKVDIYKVDSDMEKELVKAFNVRSIPTLMFVPVEGQPQVGCGAVSKGELKHFFNQVFHI
- a CDS encoding SulP family inorganic anion transporter codes for the protein MEKVFSPKLFGLIKDGSVKKNLSKDILAGIVVGIVALPLAIAFAVASGVSPEKGIITAIVAGFLISFFGGSRVQIGGPTGAFIIIVYGIVNDYGLDGMIISTIFAGVIMIGFGMLRLGTLLKFIPHPLIVGFTSGIALTIFSTQISSALGLTLTDVPGSFIGKWGAYFRGMDTVNWYAVGITVVTVLIAVYMPKITSRVPGSFVAILVVTPIVAFLLPEGAVTTIGSEFGEIKCNLTPVFPSIEWDQLSHYLQPAMTIAILGAIESLLSAVVADGMISGHHRSNTELIAQGIANIASPLFGGIPATGAIARTATNVKNGGRTPIAGITHAVVLLLIMLFFGKWASLIPMSCLAGILIVVSYNMSEWRSFRSILRASMSDVVILLVTFFLTVLVDLTVAIEIGVVLAALLFMKRMADNAPKEIIGATNMDSDVLENYKNLPKGLGIYEISGPFFFGSAKTYCETIRNLGVNYDVLIIRMRHVPFVDSTGLKNLRETILQLKNEGTYIVLSGVSESVKKDLLKGGIGELVGVENIYPKFDLALQAAKEKIEEK
- a CDS encoding amidophosphoribosyltransferase; the encoded protein is MSGFFGCVSRKDCVADVFYGTDYHSHLGTKRAGLAFYNGTEFNRSIHSLESAYFRNKFEPELDRFAGSNLGIGVISDMESQPITVTSHLGRFAVVVVGRLANLDEIVDEFLKERKHFAELSSSTVNPTEAVAMLINAGNTFKEGIENVYNKVKGSCSFLILTETGIYAARDKYGRTPIILGKNEHGYVVASESSSFTNLGYTIVRDIQPREALQITRDGITQVTTPGCKKQICSFLWVYYGYPSSYYEGINVEDARYRCGAAIAEKDDVKVDYVAGIPDSGVGHAIGYSNARCLPYKRPFVKYTPTWPRSFMPQNQAMRDLVAKMKLLPNEAFTRDARILFLDDSIVRGTQLKDNVVKLKECGVKEVHMRIACPPLVYPCVFLNFSSSRSNFDLFTRRVIRDLEGTSDLTEEILKPYTDPDSDKYKKMLEVMAQHLQLDSLKFQRLEDIVKAIGLPKEELCTHCWDNSSYM
- a CDS encoding cytochrome d ubiquinol oxidase subunit II, whose protein sequence is MNMEFLQHYWWILISLLGGLLVFLLFVQGGQTLLYTIAKTEDERNLLVNSLGRKWEFTFTTLVVFGGAFFASFPLFYSTSFGGAYLAWMVVLFCFVIQAVSYEYRRKAGNLLGEKTYNIFLIINGVIGTICIGAVVGSFFTGNPFKLGEMNDVTWMSPWRGIEVLFNVANLCLGLAIFFLARTLASLYFMNNIKHDVIYERSKKQVLYNSIPFVVLLLAFLAIILLGKGYAIMEDKSIQLVPYKYFHNLLEMPLNTLILLIGVVGVLFGIIKSILKPHWRKGIWFSGIGIVLAVIALFIVAGFNNTAFYPSYTDLNSSLTIHNASSSLYTLKTMAYVSLASPIVLAYIFYAWRALNKKQIDIQDVKDDHHAY
- a CDS encoding cytochrome ubiquinol oxidase subunit I, giving the protein MLLDLTTTTLVEWSRWQFAMTAIYHYMFVPLTLGLALMLAIMETMWVKTGDQNWMNATKFWMKLFGINFAIGVATGLILEFQFGTNWSNYSWFVGDIFGAPLAIEGIIAFFLESTFVAVMFFGWNKVSKRFHLISTWMVFVGANISALWILVANAWMQNPVGMEFNPLTARNEMDDFWAILFSPTAISKFTHTVTSAYTLSACFVVGVSSWFILKKRNLEFARKSIMLASVFGLISILLTMYTGDSSAQDVTKTQPMKFAAMEGLNKGGNGVEFTVIGIPTNDPSLPTSKMKKMEYAIHVPKMLSFLGYHDFNAYIPGIQNILDGYTSQEGITYPSLEQRMANGRTAIDALKTYKQAVKDEDQPLADSTLQVFKANYSDFGYGYLSSPYDAIPHVPLVFYSFRIMVGLGMLFTLLFILSLWYAKKRKFEKFKLIPYLALVCVPLAYIASQCGWIVAEVGRQPWVVQNLMPTNVAVTKIASDWVMTTFWMFAILFTVLLIAELKIMFHQIKKGPENH